The following nucleotide sequence is from Flavimarina sp. Hel_I_48.
TTATGTGTATCCTTTAGTTGATGATAGCATCCAGATCGAGATCAACCCGGCAGATATCAATTGGGATTTTGCCCGTTCCAGCGGTGCCGGAGGTCAAAATGTAAACAAAGTAGAAACAAAAGCGATACTTACCCACCATCCTACCGGGATCATCATACACAATAGTGAAACCCGCTCCCAACTCGAAAACAGGGAAAAAGCAATGCAGATGTTGAAATCCCAATTGTACGAGATCGAATTAAAAAAACGCCAGGCCGCGCGTGATGAGATAGAATCTGAAAAGAAAAGTATAGAATGGGGTTCGCAGATACGCAATTATGTGCTGCATCCTTACAAATTAGTAAAAGACGTGCGTACCTCTGAAGAAAGTGGGAATACAGATGCCATTCTTGATGGAGACATTGACGCTTTTCTAAAAGCGTACCTTATGATGACCGGTCAGAAGGAAGACGACAACGAACTTTAAGAAATGATGAATTTTGTTCGTTTTCAGGATAAATCACCTTCCTTCGTGTCTATTTTATCTAAGCCAAAGAGCATTATTAAAAAAAAAAATCCATGTTAAAAATATATCACAATCCACGTTGCGCAAAAAGCCGGGAAGGACTTGCCATTTTAGAAGCTTCCGGAAAGGAATTTGAAATAATAAAATATCTTGATAATCCGCCATCGTATATTCAATTATCGGCAATCATTGGTAAGTTGGGCATTCCCGCTATAGATTTGGTCAGAACCAATGAAAAAGTCTGGAAAGAAAACTACAAGGGAAAAGAATTGAGTGAAAAAGATACCATACAAGCCATGGTTGACGATCCTAAACTTATAGAGCGCCCCATTCTGATACACAACAATGAAGCGATTGTGGGCAGACCTCCAGAGCAATTTAGAAAGCTGCTCCAGGAAAATTAAATTCTGTTTTAACAGGAGTTTAACCCTGCTCTATTTTAAACCTACTGGATCTTGAGAGTCTAAACTTTTAAGAACCAAAAAAAAAACTATGAAAATTAAATTCCTGCTAACATTATTGTTGGCATGTTCCTTCATTACGTATGCACAAGATTTAGATGACCAGTTTGCTATAACTGGTAAAGTTGTGGATAATGAGAGTGGGGCACCGCTTGAATATGCCACTGTAAGTATCACCAGTACAGATGACCCCAGCAATGTGACAGGAGGGATTACTGACCCTTCAGGTAATTTTGAAATTTCAGTTTCCGCAGGAACGTATGATATTAAGGTGGAGTATATCTCATTTACACCACAAACCTTTGATAACCGCACCGTAGACAAGGATACAAATCTGGGTAAAGTTGTCCTGAAGTTCGCTACAAACAGTTTAAACGAGGTCACCGTCGTGGCCGAAACTACCACGGTAGATGTTCGCCTGGATAAGAAAATCTACAATATAGGCAAAGACCTCACGACCGCTGGCGGTACCGTCAGCGATGCTTTGAACAATGTCCCATCGGTTTCTGTGGATGTTGAAGGTGGGATTAGCCTTAGGGGAAATGACAATGTGCGTATTCTTATAAACGGTAAGCCATCTGCAATTGCGGGTTTTGGTTCTACTGATGTGCTAAGGCAACTTCCGGCAGATGCCATTGAAAGAGTCGAAGTGATAACCTCACCTTCTGCACGATATGATGCCGAAGGAACGGCGGGTATCCTTAATATTATCTTAAGAAAAGAAAAGATCCTGGGCTTTAATGGATCAATCAATACCAATGTGGGAAATCCAGACCTTGCAGGTATTTCGGCCAACTTGAACTACCGTACTGATAAATACAATCTCTTTACCACGACCGGTTACCGTTATTCAGACTCACCGGGAAATGGTTTTTTTGACACACGCTACTTCAATACAGACACCATAACACCACGCTATGACCGTATTATTGAAGACCGCGACATTGACCGAATCAACAGAGGATTTAATACAAATTTTGGTATGGAATATTACCTGACCGAAAAATCCTCCTTAATAGGTAGCGTCTTTTACAGAAATGGGAATGATATTGATCAAACCACAAATGCAACCCAAAGTTTTATAGGCGATAATCGTGTCCTGGAAACTATTAGAACCGAAAAAGAACGCGAGCAGGACGATAGCTATCAGATCTCATTAAATTACAGTAACAATTTTAATGACGAAGGACACAAACTGACCGCTGATTTTCAATATGAAAATGATCAGGAAACCCAAAATACTTTTATAAATGAGGATATAACCTTTAATGGACAGGATAATCCAGGCATTATAGGTGAGCGCGCCGTAACAACTGAAAAGCAAAACGAATACTTAATTCAGGCAGATTATGTACTTCCCTTTGGCGAAGATTCTCAATTTGAAGCAGGTTACCGTGGGAATTTTGAAAATGAGGTGACAGATTACAGCTTGAATCAAGAGAGCATGCCGGGAACAGAAATATATAGGCAAAATGATACTTTGACCAATATTTTTGATTATACTGAAAATGTAAACGCATTTTACACGCAGTTAGGAACAAAGTGGGGACCTGTTTCCATTCTAACAGGATTGAGGTTAGAAAACACCCAGTTGAAAGGGGAAATCACCTCTGAACTCCCTGAAAATCAATTACAGGATATTTTTGGTTTTCCTATAAATACCTCTTTTGACAATAATTATTTAGGTTTATTTCCCACGGTTAATGTAATCTTTGAATTGGCTGAACAGGAAAATATATCACTAGGCTATAATCGTCGTATCAACAGACCTCGAGGGTGGTATATCAATCCCTTTCCAGATCGCGATAGCAGGAATAATGTTTTTCAGGGAAACCCCAACCTGCAGCCTGCATTTTCAAATGCATTTGACGTAGGCTACCTTAAGCGCTGGAAGAAATTAACCCTTACCTCATCTGTTTATTACCAAAAAGAAACAGATGCCTTTGAGCGTGTAGAAGAAATTATTGATTTGCAGGGCCAGGGAAATACAGGCCAGGGCACTACCGTAATACGTACCATACCAGTGAATTTATCCAGTAATGAGCGTACCGGTGGGGAACTGGGATTGTTATATAATCCTGCGGACTGGCTACGTCTCAACGGAAGTTTCAACTTCTTTCAGTTTACTACGGAAGGATTTTTCAATGGTGTAGATTATGGGGCTAAAAATACCAGCTATTTTGCACGATTCAGCTCTAAAGTGACGTTACCGTTTGCAATTGACTGGCAGACCAATGCTTTTTATAGAGGGGCCTCACAAAACGCGCAGACAGATACAGACGGACTTCTTTCCATTGATCTTGCTCTTAGTAAAGACGTATGGAACGAAAATGCCACCATATCCCTTAACGTAAGCGATTTGTTGAATGGCAGAAAGAGAAATCAGGTAACCACAAATCAATTGTTTACCAGAGATAGCGAATTCCAGTGGAGACAGCGCCAATTAAATTTATCGTTTATCTACCGTTTCAATCAAAAGAAAAACCAAAACGATCGCAGGGATAGGGATAATGGAGATGAAGACTTTGAAGGTTAGAAAAATCAACTATTCCCGACCTTAGAATTTTTAGAAAATTAACATGTACTGAACTACTTGTTTAGTCAGCCTTGGGTAAAATTTTAAATATAAAAGCCGTTGATCTCATATGATGAACGGCTTTTATATTTTAATATTAATCCGTTGAAACGGAAACTATTCTAACAAGAGCTTAATTCAAGACTGGCCCTAAAAGAAAAAACCATCTACTTACATAGATGGTTTTTATATATTTTAAAATCAAAATTAGTCAGACTTATTCTTGCTTTAATTTACTCTTTTTTCTTCTTTCCTTAAACTCTTCGGTAAGTGCGCCACCTATCCAATAAGGAATAATCCCTACGAGGAAAAACATTAACCAAAAGCCAATGCTTAAAATGGTAATAAAGGCAAGAAAACCGAGGTATTGATCAAATTCAAACATACTATCTAAAGTTTATGGGACAAATTTATAATTTAATAATCTAAAAACACAGCTTTAAATTAAATTTTACCGCTTTTTTAGAAATTTAATGGTGATTGTAATATCTGCAAAAAGGATACAAAAACTCCCATTAAAAGCCCGAATAAAACTACAAACCACTATTTTTGTAAGACCAAAAATCTGATTATGAAATACCGTATAGAGAAAGATACCATGGGCGAAGTACAGGTGCCCAAAGATAAATTGTGGGGAGCGCAAACAGAGCGTTCGCGCAATAATTTTAAAATAGGAAAACAGGCATCCATGCCTCTTGAAATCATTTATGGTTTCGCATATCTTAAAAAAGCCGCTGCTTACACGAACTGCGAGCTTGGTGTGCTGCCCATAGAAAAAAGGGATATGATCGCTACCGTGTGCGATGAAATTCTCAACGGTGATCACGACAAACAATTTCCCCTGGTAATCTGGCAGACCGGTTCTGGTACACAGAGCAATATGAACGTTAATGAGGTCATCGCAAACCGCGCACACCAGCTTGCCGGTAAAACGATCGGCGAAGGAGAAAAAACGCTTCAGCCTAATGATGATGTGAACAAATCACAGTCTTCTAACGATACTTTTCCCACGGGAATGCATATTGCCGCATACAAAATGATCATGGAGACCACCCTGCCCGGTGTGATCAAACTTAGAAATACGCTGAATCAAAAATCGGAAGCTTTCCGTAAAGTGGTTAAAATAGGCAGAACGCACCTTATGGATGCTACCCCCCTAACCCTGGGACAAGAATTTTCTGGTTATGTATCCCAGTTGGATCACGGTATTAAAGCACTTCAGCATACGCTTGATCATTTGGCCGAACTTGCCCTGGGCGGTACGGCGGTAGGCACCGGCCTGAATACTCCGCAAGGTTACGCCAAACGCGTATCAGAGTTTATAGCGAAATTCACAGAACTGCCTTTTAAAACCGCCGATAACAAATTTGAGGCATTAGCTGCACATGATGCGCTTGTTGAATCTCACGGTGCGCTAAAACAGCTTGCGGTATCCCTTAATAAGATCGCACATGATATTCGTATGTTAGCGTCAGGACCACGCAGTGGTATAGGTGAACTCAACATTCCCGCAAATGAACCGGGGTCAAGCATTATGCCGGGCAAAGTAAACCCAACTCAGTGCGAAGCATTAACAATGGTATGTGCCCAGATCATAGGTAATGATATGGCCATCGCCGTGGGAGGCATGCAGGGCCATTTTGAACTTAATGTGTTCAAGCCTGTAATGGCATCTAATTTCCTGGAATCTGCCAGATTGCTGGGTGATGCCTGTGCATCTTTTGAAGAGCATTGTGCGGCCGGTATAGAACCTAATAAAGAGCGTATAAAATCGCTTGTAGATAATTCGCTGATGCTTGTTACTGCATTAAATACTAAAATAGGCTATTATAAAGCAGCCGAAATTGCCAATCTGGCGCATGAAAACGGCACGACTTTGAAAGAAGCGGCAGTGTCTTCTGGTCACGTTACAGCAGAAGATTTTGATGAGTGGGTTCGACCGGAAGATATGGTGGGTACCGGTAAATGATAATAATCTGTTTTAAAATTATAAACCCTTATAAATCAATTTATAGGGGTTTTTTATGTATTGCATAAAAATATACAATAATATTATTGCAGATCAAGATTTTTAAACTCTTTTGACTAAATTAACGTGAGATTAAAAAACCATAAAATTTTATATCTAGTTTGGTTACAATACTCTAAACTAAAATTTTGATGGATCCATGCGTTATCTATGCCTTCTACATTTACTTCTTTCATTTAGCACAATCCAATCTCAGGAAATACTGAGATATATACGTGTAGAAAAAAATTCCAACTACAATATTGATATTGAAAATGCCATATTTAATCCTCTCGATGAGGATAATTATGGACTTAAAAATGGTTATTACTGGATCAAAGTGGAGAACACCCCCAGTATAGATGATGAAATTTTGAGCTTAGAAGGACATCATATTTTAAGTGTGATGGGTTATACATCCAGAGGTTCTTTATTGAAACCTTTGGAAAATACAAGATATCCCGGCTTTGAAATAAATACCGATGCTACTTTCCCCTTGTTTATTAAGGTCAAGCTAGAAAATGAGGCTTATCTACCCGTAAAGTTTTACACAAGATCGTACTTTGAAAAAAGACAACAAAGTATTTTGTTCAGTTACGGGCTCTTTTATGGAGCGCTGATTTTCATCTGTGTTATTATGATCATATTATTTATGGTCACCGGGGATGATAATTTCTGGACCTATGCCATATTGCTTTTATGTATAGGTATTGCACTTTTATTTAGGGATAATATACCGTACCTGTTTGGTTGGAAAGATAGTTTTTACTATAATCTTGAACTTGCTACACATATTCTTATAGGCATCTTTGGCGGATACTTTGCTTATAGTTTTATAAATCTACGAAAGGAAAAATCATTCACAGGTAAGATGCTGATCTTTATTTTTGCGACAGGCGCGGTGCTCAATATGTTTTTGTACTGGCTATTGAGCGATTTCATTTATTACGCAATTGCAGATACGCTAATCTTTCTTTCCATATTGAGCTTATGGATCTCAAGTTTTATCGTTAGTAAGAAAAACGCGCAGATGTATTGGGTACTTGGGATATTTGCTGTGAATATTTACTTCATTTTTGAATTTCTAGTCCTTTACAACTTTGGTCTGACCCTTTTGGGTCTTAGCCCGGCGGTTATTAAAATTGGTATTTTAATGGAGATACTTATTATGTGTTTTGCATTGCTCAATGAATGGCAAAGGTCTAAAAAGAAGACGCTATTTATGCGTAACGAACTAAACAAAAGAAAAGAGGAAATCAAGATGTTGAGCCAATATAAACGTGAGGATGACATGAAAGATATTTACCTTGAAAATCTTATAAAAACCTACGATCTTACAGATAGGGAAGTTAAAATACTACAACTTCTTTCCTCTGGCCTTAACGAAAACCATATTGCGCGTATGCACGGCATCACCAATGCCCAACTTAAAGCGAGAATAAAATC
It contains:
- the fumC gene encoding class II fumarate hydratase, with amino-acid sequence MKYRIEKDTMGEVQVPKDKLWGAQTERSRNNFKIGKQASMPLEIIYGFAYLKKAAAYTNCELGVLPIEKRDMIATVCDEILNGDHDKQFPLVIWQTGSGTQSNMNVNEVIANRAHQLAGKTIGEGEKTLQPNDDVNKSQSSNDTFPTGMHIAAYKMIMETTLPGVIKLRNTLNQKSEAFRKVVKIGRTHLMDATPLTLGQEFSGYVSQLDHGIKALQHTLDHLAELALGGTAVGTGLNTPQGYAKRVSEFIAKFTELPFKTADNKFEALAAHDALVESHGALKQLAVSLNKIAHDIRMLASGPRSGIGELNIPANEPGSSIMPGKVNPTQCEALTMVCAQIIGNDMAIAVGGMQGHFELNVFKPVMASNFLESARLLGDACASFEEHCAAGIEPNKERIKSLVDNSLMLVTALNTKIGYYKAAEIANLAHENGTTLKEAAVSSGHVTAEDFDEWVRPEDMVGTGK
- the arsC gene encoding arsenate reductase (glutaredoxin) (This arsenate reductase requires both glutathione and glutaredoxin to convert arsenate to arsenite, after which the efflux transporter formed by ArsA and ArsB can extrude the arsenite from the cell, providing resistance.) produces the protein MLKIYHNPRCAKSREGLAILEASGKEFEIIKYLDNPPSYIQLSAIIGKLGIPAIDLVRTNEKVWKENYKGKELSEKDTIQAMVDDPKLIERPILIHNNEAIVGRPPEQFRKLLQEN
- a CDS encoding 7TM diverse intracellular signaling domain-containing protein — encoded protein: MRYLCLLHLLLSFSTIQSQEILRYIRVEKNSNYNIDIENAIFNPLDEDNYGLKNGYYWIKVENTPSIDDEILSLEGHHILSVMGYTSRGSLLKPLENTRYPGFEINTDATFPLFIKVKLENEAYLPVKFYTRSYFEKRQQSILFSYGLFYGALIFICVIMIILFMVTGDDNFWTYAILLLCIGIALLFRDNIPYLFGWKDSFYYNLELATHILIGIFGGYFAYSFINLRKEKSFTGKMLIFIFATGAVLNMFLYWLLSDFIYYAIADTLIFLSILSLWISSFIVSKKNAQMYWVLGIFAVNIYFIFEFLVLYNFGLTLLGLSPAVIKIGILMEILIMCFALLNEWQRSKKKTLFMRNELNKRKEEIKMLSQYKREDDMKDIYLENLIKTYDLTDREVKILQLLSSGLNENHIARMHGITNAQLKARIKSLYFKIGISSEDEIDSI
- a CDS encoding TonB-dependent receptor domain-containing protein codes for the protein MKIKFLLTLLLACSFITYAQDLDDQFAITGKVVDNESGAPLEYATVSITSTDDPSNVTGGITDPSGNFEISVSAGTYDIKVEYISFTPQTFDNRTVDKDTNLGKVVLKFATNSLNEVTVVAETTTVDVRLDKKIYNIGKDLTTAGGTVSDALNNVPSVSVDVEGGISLRGNDNVRILINGKPSAIAGFGSTDVLRQLPADAIERVEVITSPSARYDAEGTAGILNIILRKEKILGFNGSINTNVGNPDLAGISANLNYRTDKYNLFTTTGYRYSDSPGNGFFDTRYFNTDTITPRYDRIIEDRDIDRINRGFNTNFGMEYYLTEKSSLIGSVFYRNGNDIDQTTNATQSFIGDNRVLETIRTEKEREQDDSYQISLNYSNNFNDEGHKLTADFQYENDQETQNTFINEDITFNGQDNPGIIGERAVTTEKQNEYLIQADYVLPFGEDSQFEAGYRGNFENEVTDYSLNQESMPGTEIYRQNDTLTNIFDYTENVNAFYTQLGTKWGPVSILTGLRLENTQLKGEITSELPENQLQDIFGFPINTSFDNNYLGLFPTVNVIFELAEQENISLGYNRRINRPRGWYINPFPDRDSRNNVFQGNPNLQPAFSNAFDVGYLKRWKKLTLTSSVYYQKETDAFERVEEIIDLQGQGNTGQGTTVIRTIPVNLSSNERTGGELGLLYNPADWLRLNGSFNFFQFTTEGFFNGVDYGAKNTSYFARFSSKVTLPFAIDWQTNAFYRGASQNAQTDTDGLLSIDLALSKDVWNENATISLNVSDLLNGRKRNQVTTNQLFTRDSEFQWRQRQLNLSFIYRFNQKKNQNDRRDRDNGDEDFEG